One genomic segment of Schistosoma haematobium chromosome 6, whole genome shotgun sequence includes these proteins:
- a CDS encoding hypothetical protein (EggNog:ENOG410WGSE~COG:S), with translation MLLNRPAPVNSPNIEAASTDLPIDVGPPTIEQIRQIKSGKAARPDNITAEALKADVAVTTKILHILFNKIWDKEQIPTDWKEELLVKIRKKGDLSKCENYKAITLLSIQGKVFNRVFLSRMKDSVDAQLRDQQAKFRKD, from the coding sequence AtgctcttgaatcgaccagcacCAGTGAActcacccaacatcgaagcagcatccacagacctcccaatcgatgttggcccaccaacaattgaacaGATCAGACAAATCAAAAGCGGCAAAGCAGCAAGACCAGACAACATTACAGCAGAGGCATTGAAAGCAGATGTGGCAGTAACTACAAAGATACTCCACATACTCTTCAACAAGATTTGGGATAAAGAACAaataccaacagactggaaagaagaacttctggtcaaaataagaaagaaaggcgatctcagcaagtgtgagaactacaagGCCAttactcttctctcaatacaaggaaaagtcttcaacagggtatttttaagcagaatgaaggactccgtagacgcccaacttcgagatcaacaagctaaattccgtaaggattga